A stretch of the Lytechinus variegatus isolate NC3 chromosome 5, Lvar_3.0, whole genome shotgun sequence genome encodes the following:
- the LOC121415657 gene encoding uncharacterized protein LOC121415657, producing MGLQNYFRGNISGYVMRISSLFLLLVASSSTEVISDVRLDGGLWKGIPTVNLENKTNLQICANETYWCADAADAICQYFGFEGHMLIKLTEVPTEPESDEEYALCMVDRNITDSRLQLACQLTTACENLPTISCLLPGYEGCYNRTDDAPFFSDGETQDLGEQSLDIQTCASACSDSPYLGLTKGQECICGSTLGDRSLVGDCDLGCEGDDLQFCGADDAISVYSANVIGRCDGERVELMPGQPHYITSPKFPDDYEADVNCTWVLGIDVDISHDLEIILTYDFADDNETRYLQISSASDVLELSLQGSNGAEVLEKNPYNALQDNITVSFTPPESGTGFVMKISLTPSPVYTTAPTVAMTTSKATRNADMDKLAMSAVVGVIFVVFLLI from the exons ATGGGGTTGCAAAACTATTTTCGAGGAAATATTTCAGGATACGTGATGCGTATTTCATCCCTATTTCTCCTATTGGTGGCATCATCATCCACAGAAGTGATAA GTGATGTGAGATTAGATGGCGGTCTTTGGAAAGGAATCCCTACTGTTAACCTTGAGAACAAGACCAATCTTCAGATCTGTGCTAATGAGACTTACTGGTGCGCCGATGCAGCAGACGCTATCTGTCAGTATTTTG gattcGAGGGACATATGCTCATCAAATTGACTGAAGTACCCACGGAACCTGAATCTGACGAAGAATATGCCTTGTGTATGGTCGATCGGAATATCACAGATTCTCGTCTTCAGCTTGCTTGTCAGTTAACTACCGCATGCGAGAACCTACCAACAATCTCCTGTCTCC TTCCCGGATATGAGGGCTGTTACAACCGAACGGATGACGCGCCATTCTTTTCTGATGGGGAGACACAAGATTTAGGAGAGCAGTCTCTTGATATCCAGACCTGTGCTTCAGCCTGTAGTGATAGTCCATATCTAGGACTTACGAAGGGCCAGGAATGTATCTGTGGATCAACACTAGGGGATCGTAGTCTTGTAGGAGATTGTGATCTGGGATGTGAAGGAGATGATCTACAGTTCTGTGGGGCAGATGACGCGATCAGTGTCTACAGTG CTAACGTGATCGGTAGGTGTGATGGAGAACGGGTGGAACTGATGCCTGGCCAGCCACATTACATCACATCACCG AAATTTCCAGATGACTACGAAGCAGACGTGAACTGCACCTGGGTATTGGGCATCGATGTTGATATCTCCCATGATTTGGAGATAATCTTGACCTACGACTTTGCCGACGACAACGAAACTCGTTATCTTCAAATCTCGTCTGCATCCGATGTCTTAGAACTGAGTCTTCAAGGGTCAAACGGCGCGGAGGTCCTTGAAAAGAATCCCTACAACGCTCTTCAAGACAACATTACGGTGTCTTTTACACCCCCAGAGAGTGGGACAGGTTTCGTCATGAAAATCTCTCTTACGC CTAGTCCAGTGTACACCACCGCTCCAACGGTAGCTATGACCACGTCCAAGGCTACACGGAATGCCGATATGGACAAACTag cTATGTCAGCTGTTGTTGGAGTCatctttgttgtttttcttctgATCTAA